Proteins encoded within one genomic window of Paenarthrobacter sp. JL.01a:
- a CDS encoding fibronectin type III domain-containing protein, whose protein sequence is MNSKLHEPGGPRLRVGYGRAGTIAGVSAVLCATSLMAIPSASAAVPTFPDNLVVFPDRDFITIEGYQDRVGQTALVEVTRKGAGVIGSAQGVVTAGDVAFEINHPGGYCWGAGTGLNVTPDIQPGDVVSIKFNGADAGATTVQDAYVTEHSSLSGTTLTVRGHAGAGVNPAQMEQRIVEPALKDTSVGRRDIRAVPGPLTAADGYSSSLVFGNDGTFTATYEFNDAATAGIAAAASGERAMAWEVEDADANRQGLTIAEFGELGGPGMGGCPNGPLQSGPVGPTDVKVAKVNGDVKVNWIPAQAIPGTPAITGYRVTAVGRTVTGHEQSEAGVRISDPKASSTTIKNLPSGDDYDVYVVSVSAAGETFPAVPFIAETDTTQPTVTASPGGGTFSTAQKLTLTANEQGCDIFYTVDGSDPIGSGGVAAEGATLYKDPVPVTDSGKFTFAAIDPSGNVSDKGSVEFIITNDPVPDAPAFTGAPVAGKGNATVSWSPPNPGAEGLTISGYTVQAFTEEGVAFGTGQKVAGDVTSLVYEGLAGDTQYSFTVRATNINGDGPESPMSDPVTVQGETVANAGPDQNVNRGTTATTVTLDGTGSTTAGATYQWRQVLASPTDPDAVTLAGSTTLQPTFSLPVYKYPMTNKPLTFELTVTAGGGAKTDVVTVTPVADRVTAGQAQWKSRDFRVTGTSSAVGGTISIRVGGPGGTVIGTAPVTAAVAPETGGVFTLRLRDGNAPATNPGTIWVESTLGGTAGPITVVNK, encoded by the coding sequence ATGAATTCAAAACTGCACGAGCCGGGAGGGCCGCGGTTACGCGTCGGGTACGGGAGGGCCGGTACCATCGCCGGCGTCTCCGCAGTCCTTTGCGCCACGTCCCTGATGGCTATTCCCTCCGCCAGCGCGGCGGTACCCACTTTCCCGGACAACCTGGTGGTTTTTCCCGACCGGGACTTCATCACCATCGAGGGCTACCAGGACCGTGTGGGGCAGACCGCTCTGGTGGAAGTGACCCGGAAAGGAGCAGGGGTTATCGGGTCCGCCCAGGGCGTTGTCACCGCAGGGGACGTGGCCTTCGAAATCAACCACCCCGGTGGGTACTGCTGGGGCGCCGGCACCGGCCTGAATGTCACCCCGGACATACAACCCGGCGACGTCGTCTCCATTAAGTTCAATGGCGCCGATGCGGGGGCTACCACCGTCCAGGACGCCTACGTCACCGAACATTCGTCTCTGTCCGGCACCACGCTGACTGTCAGGGGCCACGCCGGCGCCGGCGTCAACCCCGCCCAAATGGAGCAACGGATCGTCGAACCTGCACTCAAGGACACCAGTGTTGGCCGCCGCGATATCCGAGCGGTTCCCGGTCCGCTCACCGCAGCAGACGGCTACAGCTCAAGCCTTGTCTTCGGCAATGACGGAACATTCACGGCCACCTACGAATTCAATGACGCGGCCACCGCCGGAATCGCCGCCGCGGCATCCGGGGAGCGCGCTATGGCGTGGGAAGTCGAAGATGCTGACGCCAACCGGCAAGGCCTCACCATCGCCGAATTCGGGGAGTTGGGCGGCCCGGGAATGGGCGGCTGTCCCAACGGCCCGCTGCAGTCAGGTCCAGTAGGACCCACCGACGTCAAAGTAGCCAAGGTCAACGGCGACGTGAAGGTCAACTGGATCCCGGCTCAAGCAATACCCGGAACTCCCGCCATCACCGGGTACCGTGTCACCGCCGTCGGCCGCACCGTAACCGGCCATGAACAAAGCGAGGCGGGGGTAAGGATCAGCGATCCCAAGGCCTCCAGCACCACCATCAAGAACCTCCCTTCAGGGGATGATTACGATGTCTACGTAGTGTCGGTAAGCGCAGCCGGTGAAACATTCCCCGCTGTTCCGTTCATCGCTGAAACAGATACGACGCAGCCGACTGTGACGGCATCGCCTGGTGGGGGCACGTTCTCGACGGCCCAGAAATTAACGCTGACCGCGAACGAACAGGGCTGCGACATCTTCTACACGGTGGATGGGAGCGACCCCATCGGCAGCGGCGGCGTAGCCGCTGAGGGAGCCACCCTTTACAAAGACCCGGTTCCTGTAACTGACTCCGGCAAATTCACCTTTGCTGCCATAGATCCTTCGGGTAACGTCTCGGACAAGGGCAGCGTCGAATTCATCATCACCAACGACCCCGTTCCGGATGCTCCGGCCTTCACCGGAGCGCCCGTGGCGGGCAAGGGCAACGCCACGGTGTCATGGTCGCCACCCAACCCTGGCGCCGAAGGGCTGACCATTTCGGGCTACACTGTCCAGGCCTTCACCGAGGAGGGTGTTGCCTTTGGGACCGGGCAGAAGGTGGCAGGGGACGTGACCAGCCTCGTTTACGAGGGACTCGCCGGAGACACCCAATACAGCTTCACGGTAAGGGCGACCAACATCAACGGAGACGGCCCCGAATCCCCCATGAGCGATCCGGTCACTGTCCAGGGTGAAACAGTGGCCAACGCCGGACCCGACCAAAACGTCAACCGAGGCACGACGGCGACCACCGTGACGCTTGACGGTACAGGCTCAACCACCGCGGGTGCCACCTACCAGTGGCGGCAGGTCCTGGCCAGCCCTACGGACCCGGATGCGGTCACATTGGCTGGCAGCACCACGCTGCAGCCCACGTTCAGCCTTCCTGTCTACAAGTACCCCATGACCAACAAACCACTCACGTTCGAACTGACAGTCACCGCTGGCGGTGGCGCGAAGACCGACGTCGTCACTGTAACTCCTGTTGCGGACCGGGTTACCGCAGGCCAAGCGCAGTGGAAGAGCCGCGACTTCCGGGTCACTGGTACCAGCAGCGCCGTGGGTGGGACAATCAGCATCCGCGTTGGCGGGCCCGGGGGCACTGTTATAGGCACGGCGCCAGTTACCGCGGCAGTGGCGCCTGAGACCGGGGGCGTCTTCACTCTTCGGCTGCGGGACGGGAACGCACCGGCGACCAATCCCGGCACCATCTGGGTCGAATCCACGCTCGGCGGTACGGCTGGTCCCATCACCGTTGTGAACAAGTAG